The following proteins are co-located in the Dehalococcoides mccartyi 195 genome:
- a CDS encoding inorganic diphosphatase yields MLSDSSKQIKKEVEAINSDFKTIVGCGESKCPKLKRLKLASTPDIILKVMIEIPKGSQNKYEYDKERKVIKFDRMLFSAVHYPSDYGFIEDTLAEDGDPLDALVLVWEPTFPGCLIETKPVGLFKMYDEKGPDAKLLCVPIGDPHFNFIRDLSDVPPHLLKEIFHFFNIYKELEAKKTGVEGWEDRESAIKTYWESHQRYLDSLKNKPEQK; encoded by the coding sequence ATGTTAAGCGATAGTTCAAAGCAGATTAAAAAAGAAGTTGAAGCCATCAATTCAGATTTTAAGACAATAGTGGGTTGCGGTGAGTCAAAATGCCCCAAACTTAAAAGACTGAAACTGGCAAGTACCCCGGATATTATCCTTAAGGTTATGATAGAAATACCTAAGGGTAGCCAAAATAAATACGAATATGATAAAGAACGCAAGGTAATCAAGTTTGACCGTATGCTTTTCTCGGCCGTTCATTATCCCAGTGACTACGGTTTTATTGAGGATACTCTGGCCGAAGACGGTGACCCGCTTGATGCTTTGGTTTTGGTTTGGGAGCCCACCTTCCCCGGCTGTCTGATAGAGACCAAGCCGGTAGGTCTTTTCAAAATGTACGATGAAAAAGGCCCGGATGCCAAGCTGCTGTGCGTACCCATTGGTGACCCCCACTTTAATTTTATCCGTGACCTTTCGGACGTGCCTCCCCACCTGCTTAAAGAAATATTCCATTTCTTTAACATCTATAAAGAACTGGAAGCCAAGAAAACCGGTGTTGAAGGCTGGGAAGACCGTGAGTCAGCCATTAAGACTTACTGGGAATCTCACCAGAGATATCTGGATTCACTTAAAAACAAGCCGGAACAGAAATAA
- a CDS encoding proline--tRNA ligase, whose amino-acid sequence MRYSRLFGKTQREIPSDAETISHQLLLRSGMIAQLTAGVYSFMPLAWRSIQKIENIIRQEMNKSGCQELAMPVLQPVEIWQQSGREAPFGQTLFHLKDRKDRNLVLGPTHEEVITDLASRYIQSYRDLPQRLYQIQTKFRDEPRPRGGLIRVREFIMKDMYSFDASPEGLDESYQTMKQAYENVYRRCGLESMVIDADSGAIGGKASHEFMIVAESGEDSIIYCPKCNYAANAEKAVFKKKTLPKEPPKDLEEVATPGQKTISEVAAFLSLKPENTLKAVFYMADGKFVMAVIRGDLDINEIKLKNLLKCNDLRLAEDSEVKAAGIAAGFASPVGLKNSLTVADDSVENGSNFVAGANKDGFHLKNVNFGRDFKADKMADIALAAEGAACPFCDGTFASKRGVEVGHIFKLGTFLSERFGANFTDAEGISHPIIMGCYGMGVGRLLAAAIEQNHDEKGIIWPMPIAPYQIYICGLFLDNPAVSQAAEKIYTELEAQGVEVLFDDRELTAGVKFNDADLLGIPLRLTISPRNLDKGGVELKLRRNKESELVPLESIMERVITCIKSQSDL is encoded by the coding sequence ATGCGTTATTCCAGGTTATTTGGCAAGACCCAGCGTGAAATCCCGTCAGATGCCGAAACTATAAGCCACCAGCTGCTGCTGCGTTCGGGTATGATAGCCCAGCTGACCGCCGGAGTATATTCGTTTATGCCTCTGGCCTGGCGGTCTATCCAGAAAATTGAAAACATTATCCGGCAGGAAATGAATAAATCAGGCTGCCAGGAACTGGCCATGCCGGTACTCCAGCCGGTGGAAATATGGCAGCAAAGCGGACGCGAAGCCCCCTTCGGGCAGACCCTTTTCCATTTGAAAGACCGCAAAGACCGTAATCTGGTGCTTGGCCCTACCCACGAGGAGGTTATAACCGACCTTGCCAGCCGCTATATCCAGAGCTACCGTGACCTGCCCCAGCGGCTTTACCAGATACAGACCAAATTCCGTGATGAGCCACGCCCCCGCGGCGGGCTGATACGGGTACGCGAATTTATTATGAAAGATATGTACAGCTTTGATGCCAGCCCCGAAGGGCTGGACGAAAGCTACCAGACTATGAAACAGGCCTATGAAAACGTATACCGCCGCTGCGGTCTGGAATCTATGGTAATAGATGCGGACAGCGGGGCAATAGGCGGAAAGGCCTCACACGAATTTATGATTGTGGCCGAAAGCGGCGAGGACAGTATTATCTACTGCCCGAAGTGCAATTATGCCGCCAATGCCGAAAAAGCAGTGTTCAAAAAGAAAACCCTGCCCAAAGAACCCCCGAAAGACTTAGAAGAAGTAGCCACCCCCGGCCAGAAGACTATTTCAGAGGTAGCCGCTTTTCTTTCGCTCAAACCGGAAAATACCCTCAAAGCAGTCTTTTACATGGCAGACGGAAAGTTTGTGATGGCGGTCATACGGGGAGATTTGGATATAAACGAAATAAAGCTGAAAAATCTGCTGAAATGCAATGATTTGCGTCTTGCGGAAGACAGCGAAGTAAAAGCCGCCGGGATAGCAGCCGGATTTGCATCACCCGTGGGGCTGAAAAATAGCCTGACAGTGGCTGATGACTCTGTTGAAAACGGCTCTAACTTTGTAGCCGGGGCTAACAAAGACGGCTTTCACCTGAAAAACGTCAACTTCGGGCGGGATTTCAAGGCAGATAAAATGGCGGATATTGCCCTGGCGGCAGAAGGTGCTGCCTGCCCCTTCTGTGACGGCACTTTTGCCTCCAAACGGGGGGTGGAAGTGGGGCATATTTTTAAACTGGGAACATTCCTTTCAGAACGTTTCGGGGCAAACTTCACAGATGCCGAGGGCATCAGCCACCCGATAATAATGGGGTGCTACGGCATGGGGGTAGGACGGCTGCTGGCCGCCGCCATAGAGCAAAACCATGACGAAAAAGGCATTATCTGGCCTATGCCTATTGCCCCTTATCAGATATATATCTGCGGGCTTTTCCTGGATAACCCGGCAGTCAGCCAGGCGGCTGAAAAAATATATACCGAACTGGAAGCCCAAGGGGTGGAAGTGCTGTTTGACGACCGCGAACTTACAGCCGGGGTCAAATTTAACGATGCAGACCTCTTAGGTATCCCCCTGAGGCTGACTATAAGCCCCCGCAATCTGGATAAAGGCGGAGTGGAACTCAAGCTCCGCCGGAACAAAGAATCCGAACTTGTTCCGCTTGAAAGCATAATGGAAAGGGTAATCACCTGCATCAAGAGCCAGAGTGATTTATAA
- the ispG gene encoding flavodoxin-dependent (E)-4-hydroxy-3-methylbut-2-enyl-diphosphate synthase, whose amino-acid sequence MIMRRKSTEIRLGNITIGGNAPVSVQSMTKTDTRNIPATISQIKELEECGCEIIRLAIPDMEAATALKSIRKEVRIPIVADIHFDYRLALAALLAGADGLRLNPGNIGDPERVKAVVRAAKEREIPIRIGVNAGSLPKDLPPELTTAQKMVKAAMGHIKILEALDFSLIKVSLKAFDVPTTVEAYRQIASLIPYPLHVGITETGTPKTGLVRSAVGIGNLLYMGIGDTIRVSLTSPPQEEVFAAYEILKSLNLRQRGPVLVSCPTCSRTEVDIVGIAARVQEALNKIDKPIRVAVMGCAVNGPGEAKEADLGIACGKGQGLLFRKGEKIASFPEDELVNALLREIASL is encoded by the coding sequence ATGATTATGCGGCGTAAAAGTACTGAAATCCGGCTGGGGAATATAACTATCGGGGGGAATGCCCCGGTATCAGTCCAGTCCATGACCAAAACAGATACCCGCAATATCCCGGCTACAATTTCCCAAATAAAAGAGCTGGAAGAATGCGGCTGTGAAATAATCCGGCTGGCTATACCGGATATGGAAGCCGCCACTGCCCTGAAATCTATCCGCAAAGAAGTCAGGATACCTATTGTGGCGGATATTCATTTTGATTACCGCCTGGCACTAGCAGCACTCTTAGCCGGGGCAGACGGCCTCAGGCTCAATCCCGGCAATATCGGTGACCCGGAACGGGTTAAAGCGGTGGTCAGGGCGGCAAAAGAACGGGAAATCCCAATCCGTATCGGGGTAAATGCCGGCAGCCTGCCCAAAGACCTGCCCCCAGAGCTCACCACTGCCCAAAAGATGGTCAAAGCCGCCATGGGGCATATAAAGATACTGGAAGCCCTGGATTTCAGCCTGATTAAGGTTTCACTGAAGGCTTTTGACGTGCCTACCACCGTTGAAGCCTACCGCCAGATAGCTTCCCTTATACCCTACCCGCTTCATGTGGGCATTACCGAAACAGGCACCCCCAAAACCGGTCTGGTGCGAAGTGCGGTGGGCATAGGCAACCTGCTGTATATGGGTATCGGGGATACTATCCGGGTTTCCCTGACTTCCCCGCCCCAGGAAGAAGTATTTGCCGCTTATGAAATACTGAAAAGCCTGAACTTAAGGCAGCGCGGCCCGGTGCTGGTCAGCTGCCCTACCTGCTCCCGGACCGAAGTGGATATTGTGGGTATTGCCGCCAGGGTGCAGGAAGCCCTGAACAAAATAGATAAACCGATCAGGGTGGCCGTAATGGGCTGTGCCGTAAACGGCCCCGGCGAAGCCAAAGAGGCTGATTTGGGCATAGCCTGCGGCAAGGGACAGGGGCTGCTATTCCGCAAGGGTGAAAAGATAGCCTCCTTTCCCGAAGATGAGCTGGTAAATGCCCTGCTGCGGGAAATAGCTTCCCTGTAG
- a CDS encoding M50 family metallopeptidase: MLLTIVSFLIIFSIVVISHELGHFFSAKAIGVKVEEFGFGYPPKIFGRKFGQTEYSLNWLPLGGFVKVEDDPVNNKGLSSKSAGKRLLFFSAGALVNAVLPIILFAFALMVPHDVLVGRVNVEEVVPDSPAALAGLVAGDTILSVNGTEIRNTSEFSRISQLNLGQTIEITVLHADQTQSTVSLSPRWQPPAGEGPVGISLQTLDYQIISESESVLASIPLSIQQNFETLVLFKNSILGLIMGSVPFDVVGPVGLAQMTGDVARAGIGPLLEFTAFLSLNLAIINLLPLPALDGGRILFVFIEWIRGGRRISPRVENLIHMTGFFLLIGLMLAVTFQDIIRIAQG; encoded by the coding sequence ATGCTGTTAACCATTGTTTCTTTTCTGATTATATTTTCCATAGTAGTTATCTCCCATGAGCTTGGCCATTTCTTTTCCGCCAAAGCTATAGGGGTAAAGGTGGAGGAATTCGGGTTTGGCTATCCGCCTAAAATATTCGGCCGCAAATTCGGACAGACTGAGTACAGCCTTAACTGGCTGCCGCTGGGCGGTTTTGTAAAAGTAGAGGATGACCCCGTAAATAATAAAGGCCTTTCCTCAAAAAGTGCCGGGAAGCGTCTGCTCTTTTTCAGTGCCGGAGCTTTGGTAAACGCTGTTTTACCCATTATTCTGTTTGCCTTTGCCCTGATGGTGCCGCATGACGTGCTGGTGGGCAGGGTAAACGTGGAAGAAGTAGTGCCGGATTCACCTGCCGCTTTAGCCGGGCTGGTAGCGGGTGATACTATTTTAAGTGTAAACGGCACTGAAATACGGAACACCTCCGAATTTTCCCGTATTTCCCAGCTGAATCTGGGGCAAACCATAGAAATAACCGTACTCCATGCTGACCAGACCCAAAGTACTGTCAGTTTGTCTCCCCGCTGGCAGCCGCCGGCCGGTGAAGGCCCGGTGGGTATTTCACTGCAAACTCTGGACTACCAGATAATAAGCGAAAGCGAGTCTGTTCTGGCTTCCATTCCCCTGTCTATACAGCAAAATTTTGAAACCCTGGTGCTTTTTAAAAACTCCATACTGGGCCTTATCATGGGCAGTGTACCCTTTGACGTAGTGGGGCCGGTGGGGCTTGCCCAGATGACCGGGGATGTGGCACGTGCCGGGATTGGCCCTCTGCTGGAGTTTACCGCTTTCCTCAGCCTGAATCTGGCTATTATCAATTTGCTGCCCCTGCCCGCCCTTGACGGCGGACGGATATTGTTTGTATTTATTGAGTGGATACGGGGCGGCAGACGCATCTCTCCCAGAGTGGAAAACCTTATCCATATGACCGGGTTTTTCCTGCTGATAGGGCTTATGCTGGCGGTAACCTTTCAGGATATTATACGCATTGCCCAAGGCTAG
- a CDS encoding 1-deoxy-D-xylulose-5-phosphate reductoisomerase produces MVHSIKNIVILGSTGSIGRQTLEVIHSLPDRFKVLGLAGGTNANLLKEQTEQFRPKYIYCQNCHDTNACTARFIPMEEMAALPEADIVVVATPGSAGLQPVLAAARAGKVIALANKESLVSAGEIVTATAQENRAKILPVDSEHSAIWQCLSGEVTPPARIILTASGGPFRSLTKDEIAKVTPEQALKHPSWKMGTKVTIDSASLMNKGLEIIEARWLFDMPVRNIQVVIHPQSIIHSMVEFADGSLKAQLSRPDMRFPIQCALTYPERLTNLTLPRLNWAEIGKLDFEMPDMDRFPCLKLAISAGEEGKTFPAALCAADELAVEMFLKGEIGFGQIPQLIAKVLDAHQAVASPSLDDILAADAWARRKVTELAGKL; encoded by the coding sequence ATGGTTCATTCAATAAAAAACATTGTCATACTGGGGTCTACCGGTTCTATTGGCCGCCAGACTCTGGAGGTTATCCATTCACTGCCGGACCGGTTCAAGGTACTGGGACTGGCTGGCGGAACGAATGCAAATCTGCTTAAAGAACAAACCGAGCAGTTCCGCCCCAAATACATCTACTGCCAAAACTGCCATGATACTAACGCCTGTACCGCCCGTTTTATCCCCATGGAGGAAATGGCCGCCCTGCCCGAAGCCGACATAGTGGTAGTGGCCACCCCCGGCAGTGCCGGTTTGCAGCCGGTGCTTGCCGCTGCCAGAGCCGGCAAGGTAATAGCTTTGGCCAACAAGGAATCCCTGGTTTCAGCCGGGGAGATAGTAACCGCCACCGCACAGGAAAACAGAGCTAAAATACTGCCGGTGGACAGTGAACACAGTGCCATCTGGCAGTGTTTGTCAGGTGAGGTCACACCCCCCGCCCGGATTATCCTGACCGCCTCAGGCGGACCTTTCCGTTCCTTAACTAAAGACGAAATAGCCAAAGTCACCCCTGAACAGGCACTTAAGCACCCCTCCTGGAAAATGGGAACCAAGGTTACCATAGACTCAGCCAGTCTCATGAATAAAGGGCTGGAGATAATAGAAGCCCGCTGGCTGTTTGATATGCCGGTACGGAATATTCAAGTGGTTATCCATCCCCAGAGCATTATTCACTCCATGGTGGAGTTTGCAGACGGCAGCCTTAAAGCCCAGCTGTCACGGCCGGATATGCGTTTCCCCATTCAGTGTGCTCTCACCTACCCCGAAAGGCTGACCAACCTCACCCTACCCCGCCTAAACTGGGCGGAAATAGGCAAGCTGGACTTTGAAATGCCGGACATGGACAGATTTCCCTGCCTGAAGTTAGCCATATCCGCCGGAGAAGAAGGCAAAACCTTTCCGGCAGCACTGTGCGCCGCAGACGAATTGGCTGTTGAGATGTTCCTGAAGGGTGAGATAGGATTCGGGCAGATACCCCAACTGATAGCCAAAGTACTGGATGCCCATCAGGCTGTTGCCAGCCCATCTCTGGATGATATTCTGGCCGCAGATGCCTGGGCACGCCGCAAAGTAACCGAACTGGCAGGTAAACTATAA
- a CDS encoding phosphatidate cytidylyltransferase, whose amino-acid sequence MLKKRVLSGCLLAIIALAVIWIDQPIAWLTLAMAVVVALALNEFYNAVTVYLKSQPFKALGIFWGMLIVISPHLQIESVLPFLLGSFSLTSLIYLLTLKDRTDAFPRWAWTLSGVIYIGLLSSFWVALRELPMGREWVLWTLILTAATDTMAFFIGSRFGKQKMAPSISPNKSWQGAIGGAVFSIIVAPIFADLLGLPINVFVAMLIGLLVSVAGQTGDIAESLFKRNMHCKDSGNLIPGHGGIMDRLDSLLFTGIVVYYYVIWFIQ is encoded by the coding sequence ATGCTTAAAAAACGCGTTTTAAGCGGCTGCCTGCTGGCCATTATTGCTCTGGCAGTTATCTGGATTGACCAGCCCATAGCCTGGCTGACCCTGGCTATGGCGGTGGTAGTCGCCCTGGCCCTAAATGAATTTTACAATGCCGTTACCGTTTACCTTAAATCCCAGCCCTTCAAGGCGCTGGGCATTTTCTGGGGTATGCTTATCGTAATCAGCCCCCATCTGCAAATAGAAAGCGTCTTGCCGTTCTTACTGGGGTCTTTCAGCCTGACCTCACTCATATACCTGCTGACCCTGAAAGACCGCACAGATGCCTTTCCCCGCTGGGCTTGGACACTCTCCGGGGTAATTTATATCGGTCTGCTCTCCAGTTTCTGGGTGGCCCTGCGCGAACTGCCCATGGGACGCGAATGGGTGCTCTGGACGCTGATTCTTACCGCCGCTACCGATACAATGGCTTTTTTCATAGGCAGCCGTTTCGGCAAACAGAAAATGGCACCCTCCATCAGCCCCAACAAAAGCTGGCAGGGAGCTATAGGCGGGGCGGTATTCAGTATTATAGTCGCCCCCATTTTTGCTGACTTGCTGGGACTGCCTATAAATGTATTTGTGGCCATGCTGATAGGTCTTTTGGTCAGCGTAGCCGGACAAACCGGGGATATCGCCGAATCTCTGTTTAAACGCAATATGCACTGTAAAGATTCCGGGAATCTGATACCCGGACACGGCGGAATTATGGACCGCCTGGACAGCCTGCTTTTTACCGGCATAGTGGTATACTACTACGTGATATGGTTCATTCAATAA
- a CDS encoding isoprenyl transferase: MDTTVRINNTPPNHIAIIMDGNGRWAERRGLSRLDGHKAGLENARQIIRHLNSLGVKYVTLYSFSTENWKRPDTEIKGLFGLINDIMSSYIPELVENNVRLKHLGHLDKLPSVLKDKLADLLSRTSRNTGLTLCLAFDYGGRDEIIQAVKKLVKDGLAADKITENVFDGYLYTAGIPEADLVIRTGGEMRLSNFLLWQSAYSELYFSEVMWPDFGEKEIDNAISAFNQRQRRFGGL; the protein is encoded by the coding sequence TTGGACACAACAGTTAGAATAAATAATACCCCCCCGAACCACATCGCAATAATAATGGATGGAAATGGCCGCTGGGCGGAACGCCGCGGCCTTAGCCGTTTAGATGGGCATAAAGCCGGCCTTGAAAACGCCAGACAAATTATCCGCCACTTAAATTCGCTGGGGGTCAAATACGTTACCCTCTACAGTTTTTCCACTGAGAACTGGAAACGCCCGGATACCGAGATAAAAGGGCTTTTCGGGCTGATAAATGACATTATGTCATCTTATATCCCGGAGCTGGTGGAAAACAACGTCCGTTTAAAACATCTGGGGCATCTGGATAAACTGCCATCTGTACTAAAAGATAAACTGGCAGACCTGCTGTCCCGTACCAGCCGGAATACCGGCCTGACCCTGTGTCTGGCCTTTGATTACGGCGGGCGGGATGAAATTATTCAGGCGGTAAAAAAGCTGGTTAAAGACGGATTAGCCGCTGATAAAATAACCGAAAATGTATTTGACGGCTATTTGTATACCGCAGGCATACCGGAAGCTGATTTAGTAATCCGCACCGGCGGCGAAATGCGGCTTTCCAATTTTCTCCTGTGGCAGTCAGCCTACAGCGAGTTGTATTTTTCGGAAGTAATGTGGCCGGATTTCGGTGAAAAAGAAATTGATAACGCTATCTCTGCCTTTAATCAGCGGCAGAGACGTTTTGGTGGTTTGTAA
- the frr gene encoding ribosome recycling factor, whose protein sequence is MINEILQKSEKKMAASLDVLSQELSGIRTGRSSPALVEHIKVEYAGVPTPINHLASIAAPDPRYITIQPWDRSCLSAIEKAIMKSDLGLMPNNDGNIIRLNIPPLSEERRQEMIKMVSKRLEEDKIAMRNVRRDAMDEMKKLEKSKEISQDDLKRGSDQLQKITDSFIAKADKLGADKETELKQV, encoded by the coding sequence ATGATAAACGAAATTTTACAAAAATCTGAAAAAAAGATGGCTGCTTCGCTTGATGTGCTTTCGCAGGAACTCTCCGGCATACGCACCGGGCGTTCGTCCCCGGCCCTGGTTGAACATATCAAAGTGGAATATGCCGGCGTACCCACCCCTATTAACCATCTGGCCAGCATTGCCGCTCCTGACCCGCGTTATATTACTATTCAGCCCTGGGACAGAAGCTGCCTTTCCGCTATTGAGAAGGCCATTATGAAATCTGATTTGGGTCTTATGCCCAATAATGACGGCAATATTATCCGCCTGAATATACCCCCCCTGTCTGAAGAACGCCGCCAGGAAATGATTAAAATGGTCAGCAAAAGGCTGGAAGAAGACAAAATAGCCATGAGAAATGTCCGCCGTGATGCAATGGACGAAATGAAAAAACTGGAAAAGTCCAAGGAAATCTCCCAGGACGACCTGAAACGCGGCTCTGACCAGCTTCAGAAGATAACAGACAGCTTTATTGCCAAGGCTGACAAGCTGGGAGCGGATAAAGAAACTGAACTAAAGCAAGTTTAA
- the pyrH gene encoding UMP kinase: MAEIKYKRILLKLSGEAFKGATGYGIDIPTVRSIAHEIKHICLMGVEVAIVVGGGNIWRGATAAKEGIDRVSADYAGMLATIINALTLQDALEREGIVTRTQSALAVQQVAEPYICRRAIRHLEKGRVVIFAGGTGNPYMTTDTAAALRAIEIEADVLLMAKNKVDGVYTADPKKHPEATLFQHLTHMEAINKRLQVMDATALSLCLDNKLPIIVFDLQSSESLVSAISGQPIGTLISSES, from the coding sequence ATGGCTGAAATAAAATATAAACGTATCCTGTTAAAACTCAGTGGAGAGGCTTTCAAAGGAGCCACCGGATACGGTATTGATATCCCTACCGTAAGAAGTATTGCCCACGAGATTAAGCATATCTGCCTTATGGGCGTGGAAGTGGCCATTGTGGTAGGGGGAGGCAATATTTGGCGGGGGGCAACCGCCGCCAAAGAGGGAATTGACCGGGTTTCAGCCGATTATGCTGGTATGCTGGCCACTATTATAAACGCCCTTACCCTGCAGGATGCCCTGGAACGTGAGGGCATCGTAACCCGCACCCAATCCGCTCTGGCAGTACAGCAGGTAGCCGAGCCGTATATCTGCAGACGGGCTATCCGCCACCTGGAAAAAGGGCGGGTAGTAATATTTGCCGGAGGCACCGGCAACCCCTATATGACCACCGACACTGCCGCCGCTTTACGGGCCATAGAGATAGAAGCCGATGTGCTTCTTATGGCCAAAAATAAGGTGGACGGCGTTTATACCGCTGACCCCAAAAAACACCCCGAAGCTACCCTTTTCCAGCACCTTACTCATATGGAAGCTATAAATAAGCGCCTCCAGGTTATGGATGCAACGGCCCTTTCACTTTGTCTGGATAATAAATTGCCGATTATTGTGTTTGACCTCCAATCCTCCGAAAGCCTGGTGAGCGCCATTTCCGGTCAGCCGATAGGTACATTAATATCCAGCGAGAGTTAA
- the tsf gene encoding translation elongation factor Ts, producing the protein MAINAEQIKELREKCGAGVMECRNALMDSNGNVEKAQEILREKGLVKAAKKAERETVQGIVESYIHTQGRIGALVELNCETDFVARTDAFKELAHNLAMQVAAMCPLYLSEEDRPAECEVEAENACLLLQPYIKDLSKTINGLIIETVAKVGENIRLKRFARFELGG; encoded by the coding sequence TTGGCTATCAATGCTGAACAGATAAAGGAACTCCGCGAGAAATGCGGCGCAGGCGTTATGGAATGCCGCAACGCTCTGATGGATTCAAATGGCAATGTTGAAAAAGCCCAGGAGATTCTCCGGGAGAAAGGCCTGGTAAAAGCCGCCAAGAAGGCTGAACGTGAAACTGTCCAGGGTATTGTGGAATCCTATATTCATACCCAGGGACGGATAGGTGCGCTGGTTGAGCTTAACTGCGAAACTGACTTTGTTGCCCGCACTGATGCCTTTAAGGAACTGGCCCACAATCTGGCCATGCAGGTTGCGGCCATGTGTCCGCTTTACCTGTCTGAAGAAGACCGCCCGGCCGAATGTGAAGTTGAAGCCGAAAACGCCTGCCTGCTGCTTCAGCCTTACATCAAAGACCTCTCCAAAACCATCAACGGTCTCATTATTGAGACTGTTGCCAAGGTTGGAGAGAATATCCGCCTGAAGCGGTTTGCCCGATTTGAGCTTGGAGGCTAG
- the rpsB gene encoding 30S ribosomal protein S2 yields MPTTNIKELLEAGAHFGHQTSRWHPRMKKYIFTKRNGIHIIDLEKTVVMLDKACNYINQVVSEGGKVLFVGTKKQAQEILAEEAKRCGMYFINQRWTGGILTNFHSIQSRIDYLVRLEDQQARGDFNRLPKKEAQKLAEEIARLNRTMGGFKEMTRLPDVIFVVDPTKEKIAMAEAKRMGVPLVAMVDTNCNPDEVDYPIPSNDDAMRAIKLICSKMADSVIEAQNALKVTEVETTGEAQAETAG; encoded by the coding sequence TTGCCAACTACAAACATCAAAGAGCTTCTGGAAGCCGGGGCGCATTTTGGTCACCAGACCAGCCGCTGGCATCCGCGGATGAAGAAATATATCTTCACCAAACGCAACGGTATTCACATTATTGACCTTGAAAAGACCGTAGTCATGCTGGACAAAGCCTGCAATTACATTAATCAGGTTGTCAGTGAAGGCGGTAAGGTTCTTTTTGTCGGTACCAAAAAACAGGCCCAGGAAATTTTGGCTGAAGAAGCCAAGAGATGCGGCATGTATTTTATCAATCAGCGCTGGACCGGTGGCATTTTAACCAATTTCCATTCCATCCAGTCACGGATTGATTATCTGGTACGGCTGGAAGACCAGCAGGCCAGGGGTGATTTTAACCGTCTGCCCAAGAAAGAAGCTCAGAAACTGGCAGAAGAGATTGCCCGTCTGAACCGCACTATGGGCGGCTTCAAAGAAATGACCCGCCTGCCGGATGTAATCTTTGTGGTAGACCCCACTAAAGAAAAGATTGCTATGGCCGAAGCCAAACGGATGGGTGTCCCGCTGGTGGCTATGGTTGATACCAACTGCAATCCTGACGAAGTTGACTATCCTATTCCTTCTAACGATGACGCTATGCGGGCTATCAAACTCATCTGCTCCAAAATGGCTGATTCCGTTATCGAAGCCCAGAACGCCCTGAAGGTTACCGAAGTTGAAACCACCGGCGAAGCTCAGGCTGAAACTGCCGGTTAA
- the purQ gene encoding phosphoribosylformylglycinamidine synthase I translates to MSKVKTLILRTPGTNCDIETSYAFELAGSETEMVHINELLAKPSRLAEFQIMAFPGGFGYGDDLGAGRVLANEVRLKLGEKINRFHESGGLIIGICNGFQALVKTGILPGPMKDGQKITLTENNSGRFECRWTYLAVNPFSTCVFTQGIDRLYLPVAHGEGKLLGSPEVINKLNSVVYYTDKDGKRNSPYPANPAGTLMDIAGIADESGRIFALMPHPERFVRGSQHPRWPAEGLKEEGDGLKIFTNAVKWARQV, encoded by the coding sequence ATGAGCAAAGTAAAAACCCTGATACTCCGCACACCCGGTACTAACTGTGATATTGAAACGTCTTATGCCTTTGAGCTGGCCGGCTCCGAAACAGAGATGGTGCATATAAACGAACTCCTGGCCAAGCCTTCGCGCTTAGCCGAATTTCAGATAATGGCTTTCCCCGGCGGCTTCGGCTACGGTGATGACCTGGGGGCGGGACGGGTACTGGCTAATGAAGTACGCCTGAAACTGGGTGAAAAAATAAACCGTTTCCACGAAAGCGGCGGGCTTATTATAGGTATCTGCAACGGCTTTCAGGCACTGGTCAAAACCGGCATACTGCCCGGCCCTATGAAAGACGGGCAGAAAATAACCCTGACAGAAAACAACTCCGGCCGTTTTGAATGCCGCTGGACATACCTTGCGGTAAACCCCTTTTCCACCTGCGTGTTCACCCAGGGTATAGACCGCCTGTATCTGCCGGTAGCCCACGGCGAAGGTAAACTGCTGGGCAGCCCGGAAGTAATAAACAAGCTTAATTCAGTGGTTTATTATACCGACAAAGACGGCAAACGCAACTCCCCCTACCCAGCTAATCCGGCCGGCACCCTGATGGATATTGCCGGTATTGCAGACGAAAGCGGGCGGATATTTGCCCTTATGCCCCACCCGGAGCGGTTTGTCCGGGGCAGCCAGCACCCGCGCTGGCCGGCGGAAGGCCTTAAAGAAGAAGGCGACGGGCTGAAAATATTTACCAATGCCGTAAAATGGGCACGCCAGGTCTGA